Genomic segment of Trueperaceae bacterium:
GGCCAGCAGGTCCTCGACGCCCTCCAGGACGTCGACGTGCTGGTTGGGGCCGGCTCGGCCGGCGGCGCGGTGCCCATCGTCCCGCGCCCACCCATCAAGACCAAGCAGGAGGCGCTCGAGAAGATCTACGGCGTCGGCAAGGCCGCCGGTCAGTACACGCGCGTGTTCAGCCTGGCCGGCACGCCGGCGATGGTCGTGCCCGCCGGCTTCGACCACGAGGGCCTGCCCCTCAGCCTGCACATCGCGGGCAGGCTCTTCGACGAGGCGACCGTGCTGCGCGTCGGCAACGCCTTCCAGAAGGCGACCGACTGGCATGGGAGGCGGCCGCCCGTCGCGTGAGGTAGAGGAGCAACGGGTGACGCGGCTCCTCATCCGACCGCCCTACTGAACGGTTTCGCCCGCGGCCGGTCCGGCGCCGCGGGCGAAGTCATGTGTGTCGCTGCTGCCCCTCCACTCCGGGCCGCCGATCAGGTCACGGCCTGCCGGGGGCGCCCCCGCGCCCGAAGCCCGGTCCGCCCGCACCCTGCGAGCTCTCGGTCGTCACGGTGGTCACCGCCGTGCCCGGATCGGAGGCGCCGTCGGCGTAGAGGCCGTCGCTGCCGTCCCCAGCGGGCGTGCCGCCGGAGTACACGGTGTAGGTGACGCCGTCCTGGAGGTCGGGCGAGCTGAAGATGAGTTGCCGGTAGCCGTTGGCCGGTGCGAAGGTCAGGAGGTCGTTGCCGGCCTCGTCGCGCACGACGATGAGGGTGCCGGCGGACTGGTTGGCGCCGTAGTCGACGACGATGCTCTCCTGGGCGGAGGCGGTGGCGAGGGAGCCCATCATCGTGCTGCCCGTCGCCACTACCAGGCCGCCGTCGATGGTGACGTCGCCGTCGGCGTCGAGGCCGCTGTTGGCGTCCACGAGGGCAGCCTGGGTGACGACCACGCCGCCCGTGATCGTTATGGTCCCGTTCGAGTCGATGCCGTCGCCCGACTCGGTCGCGACGTACACGTAGCCGCCGCTGACGGTGATGCGGCTCACGCCGTCCTGGTTCGCGTTGATGCCGTCCTCGGTCGCGAAGATCCTGATGGTGCCGCCCTGGATGTCGATGTGCGACGTGCTCGAGATCCCTTCGTAGACCGCGTGCACGTCGAGGGCGCCGTCACCGTCGATCACGAGGGGTGCGTCGCTGTAGAGGGCCGCGTCGTACTCGCTCTCGCCCCCGTCGGTGATGGTATTGGCGGACCCGGAGGCGAGGGTGACGGTCGCCGACTCGGCGGCGGCGACGTAGATGGCCGGGCCTTCCGGGTTGGTGACGTCGACGCCGCTCAGGACGAGCGTGACGCCGGCACCGGCGGCGTCGACGGTGACCGAGCCGTCGCTGCTCTGGCCCGAGATCACGTAGGTGCCGCCGGCCGTGATGGTCACGTGTCCGGCGCTCGCCACGGCGCCTTCCCCCGCTACCGTCGCCTGGTCGGCGAACGTGATGGTGGCGCCCGCCGACGGCTGCGCCATGGCCGGCAACGTGGCGCAGGCGGCGAGCAGGGTGAGGATCGGTGCCGTGAACAGCTTGGCCAGCCTGGCGAAGGGGCGCGTAACGCTTGGAGCCGGGCCGCTGGTGGTGGTTCCGTCGAGGTTCGTCATGGTCTTCCCTCCTGGTGGCGCGCCTCATGTGTCCGTGCCGTCGCGCCTACGCCTGTGAGGCTAGCGGCCCGCGGTTCAGGTCCGGTTTTGGGTTCGTTTGCATCTCGTTCAGGCGGGCCGTGCCCGGGACGTTACTGGGTGACCCTGCGGAGGGTCACGTATGAGGACGCGGTGAGGGCCGCCGCCAACACGAGGCCCCACGCCGACATGCCCAACACTCCTTGCGAGACGAGCCAGCCGACGACGGCGTCCCAAGCGCCGAAGCGGATCACCAGCAGAGCGGCGGCGACCACGGCCAGCGAGACGCCGACGAGCACCGTAAGGAGCACGACGGTGCCCCACCGCTTGAAGATGGCGGCGCACCAGTACCCGCTCAGGAAGCAGAGCATGGCGAGCGTGAAGTAGCTGGCCAGCGCGGCCAGCGGCGCGTCGCCGTCCAGGCCAGGCAAGGCGAAGAAGCCACTCATGCCCCAGCCGCCGGTGGCCTTCTCGAGCAGCGCGATGGCCAGGTAGATCAGGGCGAGCATGCCGGACGTGAGCGCGGCGGTCATGACGGTGCCGAGGTGGAAGTCGCGCCTCGTCACGCCGAGGGCCTGGGAGAACGGGAACGAGAGGGTCAGGGCCTGGATGCCGACGACGACGAACGCCCAGAGCGGGGCGGCCGTGGCCCCGATCGCGTGCTTCGGGCCGCCGTACGGCACGAGTAGGAAGACGAGGAACGCGATCAGGACGGCGCCCCCCAGGACGATGAGCGGAAGGACGACGTACGCTTGACGGTTTACGAGCTGAAGCCGCATCACGTTGCCTATGCGAGTCACCTTGCGCCTCCTTCGTGCGCGCGGACGACGCTCTCGTCGCCCAGGCGTGAGCCGGCCACCGTGCCTACGCCGTCGGCGGCCTGGTCCAGGCCACCGCCCGCACTGCTGACGATGAGCTGCTGCAGCGAGACGGGCGTCACCTCTATGCCGGAGCGCGCCAGCCGCGCCCTGTCCGCTTCCGACACCCGGCCCTTCACGACGGCGGACGTGACGTTGCCGAGGCTCTGCCGCCGCAGCACCTCACGACCGGCGGCGAAGGCCGCCACCGCCGACGCGTCGCCGACGACCGAGACCGCCAGGCCGCGCACGTCGTCCGCTGCCGCGTCCATGACGACGCGACCCTTGTCGAGCACGATCACGCGTTCGAGCAGGTTGGCGACCTCGTCGATGAGGTGCGACGAGAGCACGATGGTCCGCGGGTGGTCGGAGTAGTCCTCCAGCAGGCGGTCGTAGAAGACCTGCCGCGCCACGGCGTCGAGGCCGAGGTAGGGCTCGTCGAAGAACGTGACGTCGGGGCGTGCCGCCATGGCGATGATGATCCCGACGGCGGAGAGCTGCCCGCGCGACAGCTTCTTGATGAGGCGGTCGGTGGGGAGCTGGAAGTCCGCGGCCAGGCGCTCGGCGAGGTGCTGGTCCCAGTTCGGGTAGAAGTAGCTCGCGGCGCGGAACGCGTGCACCGGCTTGAAGTTGTCGGGGTACTTCTGGTTCTCCCGCACGAAGCAGAGGCGCCCCAACACGCGGGCGTTCTCGTAGGGGGCCTCGCCGAACACCCTGACGGTGCCCGAGGTCGGGAAGTTCTGAGCGGTGAGGATGGACATGAGGGTGGTCTTGCCGGCCCCGTTGCGACCGAGGAGGCCGTGGACGGTGTTCTCGGCGAGGGAGAGGCTCACGTCGTCCAGGGCCGTGGCCGCTCCGTACCGCTTGGTGAGGTGTTCTACCTCGATCACGCTCGTCATGCCTTGGTCCTTTCGGTGAACCGCTCTCTCAGCAGCTGGGTGAGCTCGTCGACGTCCAGGCCGAGCTTGCGCGCTTCGGCCGCCAGGGGGTCCAGGTAGTTGGAGGCGAACGCCGCGCGGCGCTCTGCGATCAGTGCGCGCCTGGCGCCGGGCGCCACGAACATGCCGATGCCCCTGCGCTTGTGGAGCACCCCCTTGTCGACCAGGAGGGAGATGCCCTTGGCGGCAGTCGCGGGGTTGATGCGGTAGAAGGCCGCCAGCTCGTTGGTCGACGGCGCCTGGGAGTCCTCGGCCAGGCTGCCGTCCACGATCGAGTCCTCGACGCGCTCGGCTATCTGGAGGAAGAGGGCTTTGCTGTCGTCGACCACGGTGGTCCTTCCTAGTGGTTGGTTACTCCACTAGGTAACCACTTAAGCGATGATCCTGTCAAGCGGCGGCGCTCACCGTCCGAAGAGCGCGTCGCTGAAGAGCACAGTATCCACGTCGGCTACGCGCAGGTAGCCGAAGATGGAGGCCAGGTCCTCGGCCGCGTAGTAGGTGTCGTACCCGGACCCGGAGGGAGCGACCTGGTGGAACACGAGGACCAGCCAGGCGCGCTCCCGCGCGGCGCGGTCGATGAGGGCCTTGACGACGCCGGGACCGTCGCCCGGGACCACGCTGATGGCCCGCACGCGGTAAGGGTCGGCCGGCGGGAACGTCTCGAGGCCCTGCGTGCGCATGATCGTCCGCCCGGCCGCGAAGTAGCCCCTGACCTGCTCGAGCGAGGCGTCGTCGAACCCTCCGTATGGGTACGCGATCACGTCGGCCCCGTGGCGGAAGCCGTTGGCGAGCAGCCACCCCTTCACCCCGGCCAGCTCGAGGTCGAGGTCCTTTGGCGACAGCGTGTCGAAGCCGCCCTCCTCGAGGGGGGTCGTGTGGTGGGCGATGACCTCCCAACCACCGAAGCGCTCCGCCACGCGGAGCTGCTCGACCGTCATGAAGCTCGGCTCGCCGACCAGGTCGACGATGGCGGCGATGCTGGCGGGCACGCCGAGGCGCCTGGCCAGCGGTAACGCGTAGTAGAAGACGCCGTCGCGCGCGTCGTCGAAGACGATCGAGACGAGGCCGCGTGCAGGCGCCGCCACGGCCTCGAGGGCCGCGTACCAGACCGTCACCGGGCCGGCCCCCGAGTCGCGCAGGCTCAACTGGATGTCGGTCACCTGGCCGAGGTCGATGGTCGGGGGCCCGCCGGCCACCGTCGTGCCGAGGTTCGCCGTGATGGTGAACCACTCGTCGTCCTCCGCGTACGTCTCTTCGGAGGGTCGTTGGCCACCGAGCACGGGGAAGGCGTCGTACGTCTCGAAGCCGTCCGTGCTCAGGTAGACGAGCAGGTAGTCGAGCGCGGCAACGCCGCGCAGCTTGAGGTCGAGCCGCAGGAAGGCGCCGCCGAGATCGAACGGGCCGACGTTGGTGGCTCGCAGGTTCACTTGCTTGCCGTCGCCGTCCGTGGTCGCCCTGAGGGAGCGGGTGCCTATGAGCACGTCGTCGAGGACGGACTCGGCGCTCCCGGCCGTGCTCTGCTTGACGAAGGCGGTGTCGTACTGGAAGAGGTCGAGCACGGCTCCCTCCGGGCGCGCCGGCACGGCGATGGGGCGCAGGGCGGCGGAGGCCTGAGGCGGGGGCGGGCCGGCGGACGCGGCGTCCTGCGCGACCGCGCATGCGCCTAGCGCTAGGGCGGCGGCGGCGACCACCGGCCGGAGGGTGTAACGGACGGCGCGGTCCAAGGAGGTCACGGCTCTCCCCCGGCGCGGTCGGCGAAGACACAGCTCCGCTGGCCCTCGGCCATGCAGGAGGTGAGGCGCACCTCGGTCCCGAGCAGCCGGGAGAGCAGGCGCTCGTCGAAACGGCAGACCGCGCGCGTCTCCTTGGCGACCAGGTGGTACACGCAGTTGATCGCCTCGACCGACCGGCCGTCGCCCGCCAGGCGCGCATGGTAGCCGAGCTCGCTCAGCTTCTCGATCACCGCGGTCCTGCGGGCCGCCGGCTCGAGACCGGCGACGGCGGCCAGCCAGCGCTCGGCCAGGTCGTCGGCCATCGCCATGAGGACGTCCTCGGCCGTCTCGTCGCCTACCGACTTGCGCAGCGCCTGCAGCATGCTCGACGACAACAGGTCGTAGCGACGCGGGAACGACTCGCGGCCGAGCTCGGTGAGGCCGTAGGTGCGGCTGGGCCTGCGGCCGCTGGGGCGGAGGCCGTTGGGCGCCACGAGCCCGTCGCGCTCCAAGAACGCGACCTGCTGGCGCACGGCGGTCCTCGTCACCCCGAGCCTGAGGGCCAGCTCGTCGAGCGCCAAGCCCTCCGGCTTGGCGGCCAGGAGCTCGTCGAGGAGCGCTTCCCGTGTCGTCTTCGGAGCGGAAGTTCCGCCAATGATGCCCTGGTACTGCGTCTCGCACCCACTTCCTCGAGCGGTCTCGCGTGCAACGGCGGTCTCGGGACACTCTACCCGGTCCCCGAGCCCCGCTTGGTGGCCATAATAACAATTATGACTTGCATTATTGCCATCAAGGAGTATCCTATGCGCGTCGGGATGAGGCCTCACCCGTTCAAGCGCAGGAAAGGACCTCCATGCACACCACCACGCACACGACCACACCTGTCACCTCGTTCCGGACCTGGCGGCTCCCTGTCGTCGCCCTCGCCGTCGCGCTCGCGGCGGCCGTCGCCCTCGCTCAGGACAGCGACCTGCTGCAGTCGCCTCCCCCGGCGCCGTACGTCGCCGTCTCGTCCATCCTTCCCCTGCCGGACTTCATACCCGGCGCCGGCGCGCTGTACATCGACCCCGCGGACGCCCCCGTCGGCCCGTGGCTCGCGTACGGCAAGGACGGCGACCTGGTCGAGGTCCTCTTCATGGTGCCCGTGAGCGAGATGCAGAAGGCGGCCAACTGGAGCGACCTCGCGGCCGGACTGCTCGCGCGGCTGGGCAAGGTCGTCGACCATGTGGACATCTCGTACAACGGCGGTCACCCCGGCATGGCCGAACCTCACTACCACGTCAGGCTCGCGCTGGTCGACGCCAAGACGCAGGCGGAGCAGCTCGCGCAGTGACCGCCGAGCAGCGCCATGGGCGCTGTGACGGCCCTACGCCAGTAGTCTGAAGCGAACAGCGAGGGAAGGCCCGAGCGTCTCGGCGGGCCCTCCCTCGCGCCGCGCGGTCGGGGTCTCGCGCGCGGCAGGAGCGTCAGGGGACGCGTGCGACCGTCACCGTCACCCGGTTGGCCGGGTCCGGCGCCGTGAGCCCGAAGCGCACCGTCAGCGTGGCCGTGCCGTACCACTCGCCCGGCTCGCCGAGGGTGCCGTTGCCGTTGTCGTCGCTGCCGACCTCAACGACGAGCGGTCCGGGGGCGGCCTCGAGCAGCGTGAACGCCAGGTCCGCGTCAAGGAGCGCGTCCGGGTAGCCGGGTACCCGCAGCAGGAGGCCGGTGACGGGTTCGGGCGGCTCGGGCGGCTCGCCGACCAGCTGCGTGTACGCCCCTTGGGCATCGACGAAGCCGTAGCCGTACCACGAGTCGCGGCCTGGGGCGCCCAGGTCCAGGGCCGTGCCGGCGATGGCGTCCGCCACCTGCGACGCGCTCGCGCTCGGCACGGCGCCCCGCAGCATCGCAATGACGGCGGCCACGGCAGGGGAGGCCATGCTCGTGCCGGCCATGACGCCGTAGTCGTCGCCGGCAACGGTGCTGAGGACTTGATGGTCCGGGTCGGCCGGGGTGCCCGGCCCCGCCCCGCCGGGCGCCGCGACGAACATCTCGGGGCCCACGTGGCTGTAGCAGGCGCGCGTCATGCCCGGCCGCGTGGCGGCGACGGCGAGTACCTGCGGGTACCTGGCCGGGTACATGATCGGCTGGGCGGTGAAGCCGCTCGGACACACGCCGCTGGCCGTGTTGCCCGCCGCGGCCACCAGGCTCACGCCCGCGGTGGCCGTGGCCTGGATGGCCGCTCGCACGCCGCTGCCGAGGTCGGCGCCGCTGTTGTTGCCGAGGCTCATGTTCACTACCTGCGCGCGTGGGCTGCCGCCGTTCGTCACGTACTCGAGGGCCTTGATCAGCCACTCCGTGCTCATAACGCAGTCCGTCTTTGCGGCGTTCCCCACGTTCACGAGCAGGAGCTTCGCCTGCGGCGCCACCCCGGCCACGCCCTCACCGTTGTTCGCGACCGCCGCGGCGATGCCGGCCACGTGCGTGCCGTGCGTGCCGCAGTTGGTGAAGGTCACGGAGCTGCCGCCCGTGACCGCGTCGTAGGTGCCGACGACGTTGGCGAACAGGTCCGGGTGGGCGGGGAAGAACCCGGAGTCGATGACGGCGATGGTGGCGCCGGCCCCGCTGGCGCTGTACCAGAGGGGCTCGACGGCCAGCTCGTCCAGGTTCCACTGCTCTTGGCGGTAGGGGTCGTTGCTCGCCGGGTAGAGCGGCCGCGGGAACTCCACGTAGCTGACGCCGGGCGTGGCGCGCAGTGCCGCCGCCGCGGCAGCGGCCGAGCGCGTCGGCACCTCGACGAGGGTCAGGTTCGCTCCCTCGAACGCGTCCGTCCCGGCCCCGCCGAGGCCCATGTCGGCGAGTGCGGTGGCGACGGCCAGCGCGGGCGATGTCGCCGACCTCGGCGATGTCGCCGACATCGCCACGCGTCCGTCCTGGCTGAGCACGACGCCGCGCGGCTCCAGGCCGACTATGAGGGTGGTCCTCGGCGCGGTGGGATCGAGTGGCGCATCGAGGTCGCCGCCGGACATGTCGACGGGCGCCGCGGTGCCGGAGGGCGCGTCGGCGGTGCCGGTGCCGAAGAGCCCGGCGGCGGCCCTAGCCCCCTCGGGGACCACCGCGACGGTCCCCACCACGTCGGGGTAGGAGAACGTGACGGCGTCGCTCGTCCTCACGACCTCGCCGCCCCGCACCTTCGCGATCAGGCGCAGCCGGAACGCCTGGTCGATGCGCGGCATGGCGGTCGGGTCGACGTTCACGTCCACGCTCATGGAGCCGGTGCCGTTGGAGCGCGAGAGGGTGATTGCGCCGCGCACCGTCGGGTCGACCGGGATGACGTCCAGCGTCCAGGCGCCCGGCGCCGTCACCGTCACGCTCGAGCGGGTGAAGCCGTTCATCTCGAGGACGGGCACGGCGAGCTCGACGACCTGGGGCGTCGTGTCGAAGCAGCCGACCAACGCCAAGAGCAGCGCGCCGAGCGTGAGCCTGGCGCGGAGGCGCAGCGCTACCGGCGCGCCCACCGGCTCAGGACGCCCGCAACTGAGCGATATGCGCCAGCAGCCCAGCGGTCGACGCGTCGTGCGCGCCCGGCTCCGAGGCGCCCGAGCGCACCTCGCCGAGGAGCTTGGTCGCCAGCTCCTTGCCGAGCTCGACCCCCATCTGGTCGAAGCTGTTCACGTCCCAGACGACGCCCTGCACGAAGATGGAGTGCTCGTACATAGCGATGAGGTTGCCGAGCGCGCGCGGGGTGAGCTGGGGCATGAGGACGGACGTAGTGGGGCGGTTGCCCGCGAAGGCCTTCGCCGCCGCGAGGAGCTCGAGGCGCTCGCCCGTCAAGCCCTGGCCGGCCAGCGAACGGCGCGTCTCCTCGCGCGTGCGGCCGCGCATCAGCGCCTCCGTCTGGGCTAGGAAGTTGGAGAGCAGGATGTCGTGGTGGTCCGTGAAGCGGTGGAGCGGCCTCGCCGGCACTATGAAGTCGGCCGGGATGAGCTTGGTGCCCTGGTGGAGCAGTTGGTAGAAGGCGTGCTGCCCGTTGGTGCCGGGGGCGCCCCACACGATCTGGCCCGTCTGCCACGCCACGCTCTCGCCCGAGCGGTCGACGTCCTTGCCGTTGCTCTCCATCGACGCCTGCTGCAGGTAGGCGGGGAGGTAGCGCAGCGACTCGTCGTAAGGGAGCACCGCCCAGCTCTCGGCGCCCAGGAAGTTGCCGTACCACACGGCGAGCAGGCCGTGGAGCAGCGGCACGTTGCGCTCCGGCGCGGCGTTCAGGAAGTGGCGATCCAGCTCGTGCGCCCCTTCGAGTAGCTCGACGAAGCGCCGGAAGCCGACGGCAAGGGCGATGGAGAGGCCGATCGCCGACCAGAGCGAGTACCGCCCGCCCACCCAGTCCCAGAACGCGAACGCGTTGGCCTCGTCGATGCCGAAGGCGGCCACCTGTTGGAGGTTGGTCGACACCGCCA
This window contains:
- a CDS encoding carbohydrate-binding domain-containing protein — translated: MTNLDGTTTSGPAPSVTRPFARLAKLFTAPILTLLAACATLPAMAQPSAGATITFADQATVAGEGAVASAGHVTITAGGTYVISGQSSDGSVTVDAAGAGVTLVLSGVDVTNPEGPAIYVAAAESATVTLASGSANTITDGGESEYDAALYSDAPLVIDGDGALDVHAVYEGISSTSHIDIQGGTIRIFATEDGINANQDGVSRITVSGGYVYVATESGDGIDSNGTITITGGVVVTQAALVDANSGLDADGDVTIDGGLVVATGSTMMGSLATASAQESIVVDYGANQSAGTLIVVRDEAGNDLLTFAPANGYRQLIFSSPDLQDGVTYTVYSGGTPAGDGSDGLYADGASDPGTAVTTVTTESSQGAGGPGFGRGGAPGRP
- a CDS encoding ABC transporter ATP-binding protein, producing MTSVIEVEHLTKRYGAATALDDVSLSLAENTVHGLLGRNGAGKTTLMSILTAQNFPTSGTVRVFGEAPYENARVLGRLCFVRENQKYPDNFKPVHAFRAASYFYPNWDQHLAERLAADFQLPTDRLIKKLSRGQLSAVGIIIAMAARPDVTFFDEPYLGLDAVARQVFYDRLLEDYSDHPRTIVLSSHLIDEVANLLERVIVLDKGRVVMDAAADDVRGLAVSVVGDASAVAAFAAGREVLRRQSLGNVTSAVVKGRVSEADRARLARSGIEVTPVSLQQLIVSSAGGGLDQAADGVGTVAGSRLGDESVVRAHEGGAR
- a CDS encoding GntR family transcriptional regulator; protein product: MVDDSKALFLQIAERVEDSIVDGSLAEDSQAPSTNELAAFYRINPATAAKGISLLVDKGVLHKRRGIGMFVAPGARRALIAERRAAFASNYLDPLAAEARKLGLDVDELTQLLRERFTERTKA
- a CDS encoding S8 family serine peptidase; translated protein: MGAPVALRLRARLTLGALLLALVGCFDTTPQVVELAVPVLEMNGFTRSSVTVTAPGAWTLDVIPVDPTVRGAITLSRSNGTGSMSVDVNVDPTAMPRIDQAFRLRLIAKVRGGEVVRTSDAVTFSYPDVVGTVAVVPEGARAAAGLFGTGTADAPSGTAAPVDMSGGDLDAPLDPTAPRTTLIVGLEPRGVVLSQDGRVAMSATSPRSATSPALAVATALADMGLGGAGTDAFEGANLTLVEVPTRSAAAAAAALRATPGVSYVEFPRPLYPASNDPYRQEQWNLDELAVEPLWYSASGAGATIAVIDSGFFPAHPDLFANVVGTYDAVTGGSSVTFTNCGTHGTHVAGIAAAVANNGEGVAGVAPQAKLLLVNVGNAAKTDCVMSTEWLIKALEYVTNGGSPRAQVVNMSLGNNSGADLGSGVRAAIQATATAGVSLVAAAGNTASGVCPSGFTAQPIMYPARYPQVLAVAATRPGMTRACYSHVGPEMFVAAPGGAGPGTPADPDHQVLSTVAGDDYGVMAGTSMASPAVAAVIAMLRGAVPSASASQVADAIAGTALDLGAPGRDSWYGYGFVDAQGAYTQLVGEPPEPPEPVTGLLLRVPGYPDALLDADLAFTLLEAAPGPLVVEVGSDDNGNGTLGEPGEWYGTATLTVRFGLTAPDPANRVTVTVARVP
- the pgi gene encoding glucose-6-phosphate isomerase, coding for MAGSSERPAAGGARPGNGAGAAYTGAPARAATAWAALREHQERLRNVRVADLFAGDDGRFERFSFQAGELFVDFSKNRVTPETFALLLRLAEASGVEERKRAMFAGERVNTTEDRAVLHVALRNRSNTPMYVDGHDVMPEVNAVLAQMERFADAVRSGAWRGHTGERITDVVNIGIGGSHLGPQMVVTALGPYTTPSLRTHFVSNVDGADIAGVLEGLRPESTLFVVSSKTFTTQETMTNAHTARRWLVEGLADEDAVARHFVAVSTNLQQVAAFGIDEANAFAFWDWVGGRYSLWSAIGLSIALAVGFRRFVELLEGAHELDRHFLNAAPERNVPLLHGLLAVWYGNFLGAESWAVLPYDESLRYLPAYLQQASMESNGKDVDRSGESVAWQTGQIVWGAPGTNGQHAFYQLLHQGTKLIPADFIVPARPLHRFTDHHDILLSNFLAQTEALMRGRTREETRRSLAGQGLTGERLELLAAAKAFAGNRPTTSVLMPQLTPRALGNLIAMYEHSIFVQGVVWDVNSFDQMGVELGKELATKLLGEVRSGASEPGAHDASTAGLLAHIAQLRAS